A region from the Microcebus murinus isolate Inina chromosome 3, M.murinus_Inina_mat1.0, whole genome shotgun sequence genome encodes:
- the SDC1 gene encoding syndecan-1, whose amino-acid sequence MKRAALCLWLCALALRLQPAVPQIMATNVPPEDQDGSGDDSDNFSGSGAGAFHDSTLSQQPPSTWKDTWLLTTTPMAPEPTGLEDMATSTSILLAGEGPEEGEAVVLAEAEPGLTGRKQEATLPPRETTQLSTTHRATTARATTAQAPATSHPHRDMQPGHHETSAPTGPGQADPHIPSVEDGGSFVTERAAEDGASNQLPAGEGSGEQDFTFETSGENTAMAPVEPDHRNQPPVDQGATGASQSLLDRKEVLGGVIAGGLVGLIFAVCLVGFVLYRMKKKDEGSYSLEEPKQANGGAYQKPTKQEEFYA is encoded by the exons CAAATTATGGCCACAAATGTGCCCCCTGAAGATCAGGACGGTTCTGGGGATGACTCTGACAACTTCTCCGGCTCAGGCGCAG GTGCTTTTCACGATAGCACCTTGTCACAGCAGCCCCCCTCCACCTGGAAGGACACGTGGCTCCTGACAACCACGCCCATGGCTCCCGAGCCCACTGGTCTAGAGGACATggccacctccacctccatcctGCTGGCTGGAGAGGGGCCCGAGGAGGGAGAGGCCGTGGTCTTGGCAGAAGCGGAGCCTGGCCTCACGGGCCGGAAGCAGGAGgccaccctcccacccagggaGACCACGCAGCTCTCAACCACCCATCGGGCCACAACAGCCAGAGCCACCACCGCCCAGGCACCtgcgacctcccacccccacagagACATGCAGCCTGGCCACCATGAGACCTCAGCTCCCACAGGACCTGGCCAAGCCGACCCTCACATTCCCAGCGTGGAGGATGGAGGGTCTTTTGTCACCGAGAGGGCTGCTGAGGATGGAGCCTCCAATCAGCTCCCGGCAGGAGAGGGCTCGGGGGAGCAG GACTTCACCTTTGAGACTTCCGGGGAGAACACAGCCATGGCGCCCGTGGAGCCTGACCACCGGAATCAGCCCCCCGTGGATCAGGGGGCCACAGGGGCCTCGCAGAGCCTCCTCGACAGGAAGGAGGTGCTGGGAG GGGTCATTGCCGGAGGCCTGGTGGGGCTCATCTTCGCCGTGTGCCTGGTGGGCTTTGTGCTGTACCGCATGAAGAAGAAGGACGAGGGCAGCTACTCCCTGGAGGAGCCGAAGCAAGCCAACGGCGGGGCCTACCAGAAGCCCACCAAGCAGGAGGAGTTCTACGCCTGA